In one Lolium rigidum isolate FL_2022 chromosome 3, APGP_CSIRO_Lrig_0.1, whole genome shotgun sequence genomic region, the following are encoded:
- the LOC124694435 gene encoding short-chain dehydrogenase TIC 32 B, chloroplastic-like: MLQAAKYLLGSPGASGFGSKSTADEVTASCPDLGSLTAIITGATSGIGAETARVLAKRGARVVIPARNVKAAEDMRARILGECPGADVLVFHLDLSSLASVRAFANRFLALGLPLHLLINNAGKFSHGQLALSEDGVEMTFATNYLGHFLLTKLLLGRMAETAAATGVQGRIVNVSSSVHSWFAGDWADYLSQVTRRKIAYDATQAYAVSKLANVLHTKELAVRLREMGADITVNCVHPGIVRTRLNRDREGIVTDLVFVLLSKLLKTIPQAAATTCYAAAHPRLAGVSGHYFADCNEALPSPAAASRRQAARLWEASEAMISGGGIPVLQLQPDRNI, encoded by the exons ATGTTGCAGGCGGCCAAGTACCTTCTTGGCTCCCCCGGCGCGAGCGGGTTCGGCTCCAAGTCGACCGCCGACGAGGTGACCGCGTCCTGCCCGGACCTCGGCTCCCTCACCGCGATCATCACCGGCGCGACGTCGGGGATCGGGGCGGAGACGGCCCGCGTGCTGGCGAAGCGCGGGGCGAGGGTGGTCATCCCGGCACGGAACGTCAAGGCCGCCGAGGACATGCGCGCGCGCATCCTCGGCGAGTGCCCTGGCGCTGACGTCCTCGTCTTCCACCTCGACCTCAGCTCCCTCGCCTCCGTGCGCGCCTTCGCCAACCGGTTCCTCGCGCTCGGCCTGCCCCTCCACCTCCTCAT AAACAACGCGGGCAAGTTCTCGCACGGACAGCTGGCGCTGTCGGAGGACGGCGTGGAGATGACCTTCGCCACCAACTATCTAGGCCACTTCCTGCTCACCAAGCTGCTGCTTGGGAGGAtggcggagacggcggcggcgacgggcgtGCAAGGTCGCATCGTCAACGTCTCCTCCAGCGTCCACAGCTGGTTCGCCGGCGACTGGGCCGACTACCTCAGCCAAGTCACCCGCCGCAAAAT AGCCTACGACGCGACGCAGGCGTATGCGGTGTCCAAGCTCGCCAATGTGCTGCACACCAAGGAGCTCGCCGTCCGGCTCCGGGAGATGGGTGCCGACATCACCGTCAACTGCGTCCACCCCGGCATCGTCAGGACACGACTCAACCGCGACCGGGAGGGCATCGTCACAGATCTGGTGTTCGTGCTGCTGTCCAAGCTGCTCAAGACAATCCCACAG GCTGCGGCGACCACCTGCTACGCGGCGGCGCACCCGAGGCTGGCCGGCGTCTCCGGCCACTACTTCGCCGACTGCAACGAGGCGCtgccgtcgccggccgccgccagccGACGACAGGCCGCGCGCCTATGGGAGGCGTCGGAGGCCATGATCTCCGGCGGTGGTATTCCAGTGCTACAACTACAACCGGACAGGAACATCTGA